The Antarcticibacterium flavum genome contains the following window.
TGAGTAATGAGTATTGAGAATTGAGGTGAGAGTTGGGGTGTACTGATATTGAGTTGAAATAAGTAAATAAGAATACCTATAAATAAAAAGGGAACCAGTTTTTAAACTGGCTCCCTTTTTATTTATAGATTAAATTTCAATACTCAATTCTAATATCTCAATACTAATCTATCCACATTTTGAAGATCCACAATCTGTACAGGTAAGGCATCCTTCCTGATAAATTAGATTGGTGGAATCACAATTTGCACAGGTCTGGCCTTTTGCCTTTGTACCATCTGCAACATAACGCTTAAGGGCTCTTGCCACACCATTTTTCCAGGTGTTTATGGATTCATTGTCTAATTGCAGACTGTTGATCAAGTCTACGGCTTTTTCAATTGGCATCCCGTGTCTAAGAGTGCTTGAGATCAATTTTGCATAGTTCCAGAATTCAGGATCAAACTTATGAGAGAGTCCTTCAATAGTTGTTTTATAACCTCTTTGGTTCTCATACTGGAAATCATATCTTGAGTTTCCTTCATCATCCTTATTTTTAATAATAAGGCCTTCATTTACCCATCTTGGGATAAGGATACCATCCTCATCATCTGCAAGACCGGTAAAGATCTCATATGGTTTTCCATCAATGATACCAATAAAGGCAATCCATTTTTCTTTATTATTCTGGAATCTCACTACATCTGCTTCAAGGATGGCGGGACGTTTTGTCGGGAAAATTGAAGATGTGGATCCTTCTTCTTTTTTCTCTTCGTTGGAAATCAATACTCCACTTCTTGAACCGTCTCTGTAAACAGTTACCCCTTTACAACCAACTTCCCAGGCTTTTAGGTAAAGCTGTCCTACAAGCTCCTCTGTCACATCATTTGGAAGGTTTACTGTCACACTTATGGAGTGATCCACCCACTTTTGTACAGCACCCTGCATGGTTACCTTGCTTACCCAATCTATATCATTGGAGGTAGCTTTGTAATAAGGTGACTTCTTAACTAATTTATCCAGTTCCTTTTGAGTATAGTTTTTATCTGTATCATACCCGTTTATTTGCATCCACTCTTTAAACCTGTGATGGAATACCACGTATTCTTCCCAGGAATCTCCGGTTTCATCTACAAAATCTACACGGGCTTCTTTGTCATTTGGATTTACTTTTCTTCTTCTCTTGTATACAGGAAGGAAAACAGGCTCTATTCCCGAAGTGGTTTGAGTCATTAAACTTGTTGTCCCGGTAGGGGCAATGGTAAGAAGTGCAATATTCCTGCGGCCATACTCCATCATTTCAAAATAAAGCTTTTCATCGGCTTCCCTTAAACGCTGGATAAACGGGTTGTCTTTTTCTCTTTCAGAATCATAAACACTAAAAGCTCCTCTTTCCTTGGCTGCATATACAGATGCTCTGTAGGCTTCAATAGCTAAAGTTTTATGAACTTCTACTGAAAAGTCTATACCTTCTTTGCTGCCGTACGAAATTCCAAGAGCTGCAAGCATATCACCCTCTGCAGTAATACCAATTCCGGTTCTTCTTCCTTCGTAAGCCTTTTTTCTTATTTGTAACCAAAGGTTTTTCTCAACTCCCTTGATCTCTTCACTTTCAGGATCTGCATCTATTTTGGCAAGGATATCGTCAATTTTCTCCAGCTCCAGGTCTATGATGTCATCCATAATTCTTTGAGCAGCAGCAACGTGTTTCTTGAACAGGTCAAAGTTGAAAGATGCTTCTTTTTTAAATGGATTCTCTACATAAGAAAGTAGGTTTATAGCCAGTAATCTACAGGAATCGTATGGACAAAGCGGGATCTCTCCACAAGGATTGGTAGAAACGGTTTCATATCCAAGATCTGCATAAGAATCTGGTACAGATTCTTTAATGATGGTATCCCAGAAAAGAATGCCAGGCTCTGCCGATTTCCATGCGTTGTGAACTATTTTGTTCCAAAGTCTATTAGCTTCAAGCTCTTTAGTATATTTAGGATTATCACTATGGATAGGGAATTTTTGGGTGTAAGACTTATTGTCCTTAACCGCCTTCATGAAATCGTCATCAATACGTACAGATACATTTGCTCCAGTCACCTTACCCTGGGTCATTTTTGCATCGATGAAATCCTCTGCATCGGGGTGATTGATTGAAACTGAAAGCATTAGAGCACCGCGACGGCCATCCTGGGCAACTTCTCTTGTTGAATTTGAATACCGCTCCATAAAAGGTACAAGACCGGTAGAAGTAAGAGCAGAGTTCTTTACAGGAGAACCTTTAGGACGTATATGAGAAAGATCATGACCAACTCCACCGCGACGTTTCATAAGCTGTACCTGTTCCTGGTCTACTTTCATGATGCTGCCGTAGGAGTCGCTCATGCCCCCGTTTCCAATTACAAAGCAATTGGATAAAGAAGCGATTTGATATTTATTCCCAATTCCTGCCATAGGGCTTCCCTGAGGTACGATATATTTGAAGTCTTCCAGCAACCCCAACACTTCCTCTTCACTCATAGGATTTGGATACTTACTTTCTATTCGCGCAATTTCTTTAGCGATCCTCACGTGCATATCCTGAGGGGAAAGTTCATATAAATTCCCGTCTGAATCCTTTAGCGCGTATTTGTTGATCCATACTCGGGCTGCAAGTTCATCTCCTTTGAAATAGGTCAATGACTTTTGGAAGGCTTCTTCCTGGGAATAGGTTTGGGTGGGGGTTTTTGGTGCTTCTACTTTCATTTTTGAATGACGATTTAGGTTAGTTAAATCATTTTATTGGAAAGCACTAAAGTAGAAAAAAATAAACTGTTATAGATGTGTTAATGAGAAGAAAGTTTACAACTAAAAGTTGCTATATGTATGTAAATCAAATAATTATAAATTTACTAACAAAAAAATGTTGACAAAAAGTTTCAGTAATATGATAAGTCCAAATCGCAGAATCCAGAGACAGAGCGGGTTGCAAAGCGATTCTGCGATTCGGAATTTTTAAGTGTTAAAAAACCAGTTTATATGTTTGTTTGGCTATTTCAAGTTCTTCATTGGTGGGAATAATTAGCACTTTTACCCTTGCATTTTCTCGATTGATCGCTCTATTCTCTTTTGATCGAATTACATTCTTTTCGGGATCGATCTCGATACCCAGGTACTCCATGTCTTTACAAACCAGGGAGCGAAGTATGTCACTATTCTCACCAATCCCCGCTGTGAAAACAATCGCATCCAGGCCATTCATAGCGGCAGTATAAGCACCTATATATTTTTTGATCCTGTAGGCATTCATCTCCAGTGCAAGCTGGCACTTGCGGTTACCTTTTTCTGCTTCTGCCTCAATGTCCCGAAGATCGCTGTAGCCGGTAAGTCCCAACATCCCACTTTTGTGATGAAGCAAGTCGCTTACCTCTCTAGCTGAATATCCCAGTTTTTCAATCATATAAAAAATAATGGACTGGTCAATATCACCGCTCCGGGTACCCATGATTAGGCCATTCACCGGTCCAAAACCAAGGGAATGATCTACGCTTTTGCCGTCCTGCACAGCAGTAATACTACAGCCATTGCCCAGGTGCACGCTTATGATCTTTGAATTTTTCTTATCCAGCATTTCGATTGCCTGCTCTGTCACATATTTATGACTGGTACCGTGAAAACCGTATACCTGGATATTATGATCCTGTTTAAAGGACAGGGGAATGGCATAAGTATTGGCACAATCTGGAATGGAGCGGTGAAAGGCAGTATCAAAAACAGCTACCTGTTTAGCTTCAGGAAAAATATCCTCAGCGACCTGGATCCCTTTAAGGTTTGGCGGATTATGGAGCGGGGCGAGGGAAAAAAGCTTTTTAATTTCAGATTTCACCTCCTCATCGATCTCAATGGTTTCCGAAAAAGCATCTCCACCATGAACCACTCTGTGCCCAATTGCGGGAATTTCTGAAGCATCCTTAATAACACCCTTTTCAGGATCCAGTAAATAATTTGTTACCTTTTTTAAGGCTACAGAATGATCGGGGATTGAAAATTCTTCAGAAGTCTTAAAATCACCAGATTTATAATGCAACATTGAATTTTCCTGTCCTATTCTCTCTACCAGCCCTGAGGCCAGTACTTCTTCAGCAGGCATTGCAATAAGCTGAAATTTTAAGGA
Protein-coding sequences here:
- a CDS encoding adenosylcobalamin-dependent ribonucleoside-diphosphate reductase, translating into MKVEAPKTPTQTYSQEEAFQKSLTYFKGDELAARVWINKYALKDSDGNLYELSPQDMHVRIAKEIARIESKYPNPMSEEEVLGLLEDFKYIVPQGSPMAGIGNKYQIASLSNCFVIGNGGMSDSYGSIMKVDQEQVQLMKRRGGVGHDLSHIRPKGSPVKNSALTSTGLVPFMERYSNSTREVAQDGRRGALMLSVSINHPDAEDFIDAKMTQGKVTGANVSVRIDDDFMKAVKDNKSYTQKFPIHSDNPKYTKELEANRLWNKIVHNAWKSAEPGILFWDTIIKESVPDSYADLGYETVSTNPCGEIPLCPYDSCRLLAINLLSYVENPFKKEASFNFDLFKKHVAAAQRIMDDIIDLELEKIDDILAKIDADPESEEIKGVEKNLWLQIRKKAYEGRRTGIGITAEGDMLAALGISYGSKEGIDFSVEVHKTLAIEAYRASVYAAKERGAFSVYDSEREKDNPFIQRLREADEKLYFEMMEYGRRNIALLTIAPTGTTSLMTQTTSGIEPVFLPVYKRRRKVNPNDKEARVDFVDETGDSWEEYVVFHHRFKEWMQINGYDTDKNYTQKELDKLVKKSPYYKATSNDIDWVSKVTMQGAVQKWVDHSISVTVNLPNDVTEELVGQLYLKAWEVGCKGVTVYRDGSRSGVLISNEEKKEEGSTSSIFPTKRPAILEADVVRFQNNKEKWIAFIGIIDGKPYEIFTGLADDEDGILIPRWVNEGLIIKNKDDEGNSRYDFQYENQRGYKTTIEGLSHKFDPEFWNYAKLISSTLRHGMPIEKAVDLINSLQLDNESINTWKNGVARALKRYVADGTKAKGQTCANCDSTNLIYQEGCLTCTDCGSSKCG
- a CDS encoding acetate/propionate family kinase — its product is MNKILIINSGSSSLKFQLIAMPAEEVLASGLVERIGQENSMLHYKSGDFKTSEEFSIPDHSVALKKVTNYLLDPEKGVIKDASEIPAIGHRVVHGGDAFSETIEIDEEVKSEIKKLFSLAPLHNPPNLKGIQVAEDIFPEAKQVAVFDTAFHRSIPDCANTYAIPLSFKQDHNIQVYGFHGTSHKYVTEQAIEMLDKKNSKIISVHLGNGCSITAVQDGKSVDHSLGFGPVNGLIMGTRSGDIDQSIIFYMIEKLGYSAREVSDLLHHKSGMLGLTGYSDLRDIEAEAEKGNRKCQLALEMNAYRIKKYIGAYTAAMNGLDAIVFTAGIGENSDILRSLVCKDMEYLGIEIDPEKNVIRSKENRAINRENARVKVLIIPTNEELEIAKQTYKLVF